One segment of Cinclus cinclus chromosome 30, bCinCin1.1, whole genome shotgun sequence DNA contains the following:
- the PRKAG1 gene encoding 5'-AMP-activated protein kinase subunit gamma-1, whose product MEDPGPDPDPGSGPGPGPAAENPAELSPPGLEGDTHRGAYTAFMKSHRCYDLIPTSSKLVVFDTSLQVKKAFFALVTNGVRAAPLWDSKKQSFVGMLTITDFINILHRYYKSPMVQIYELEEHKIETWREVYLQDSFKPLVCISPNASLFDAVSSLIRNKIHRLPVIDPDSGNTLYILTHKRILKFLKLFIAEVPKPEFMAQTLEELQIGTYSNIAVVGTSTPIYVALGIFVQHRVSALPVVDDSGRVVDIYSKFDVINLAAEKTYNNLDVTVTRALQHRSHYFEGVLKCYKHETLETIINRLVEAEVHRLVVVDESDVVKGIVSLSDILQALVLPQGP is encoded by the exons ATGGAG GATCCCGGCCCCGACCCTGACCCTGGCTcggggcccggcccgggcccggctgccGAGAACCCGGCGGAGCTGAGTCCCCCGGGGCTAGAAG GGGACACCCACCGCGGTGCCTACACCGCCTTCATGAAATCCCATCGCTGCTACGACCTGATCCCCACCAGCTCCAAACTGGTCGTCTTCGacacatccctgcag GTGAAGAAGGCATTCTTCGCGCTGGTCACCAACGGTGTCCGGGCAGCCCCACTCTGGGACAGCAAAAAGCAAAGTTTTGTAG GAATGCTGACCATCACCGATTTCATCAACATCCTGCACCGTTACTACAAATCGCCCATG GTGCAGATCTATGAGCTGGAGGAACATAAAATAGAGACCTGGAGAG AGGTTTATCTGCAAGACTCCTTCAAGCCACTGGTCTGCATTTCCCCCAATGCCAG CCTTTTTGACGCCGTCTCCTCCCTGATCCGGAACAAGATCCATCGCTTGCCTGTCATTGACCCCGACTCGGGGAACACGCTCTACATCCTCACCCACAAACGCATCCTCAAGTTCCTCAAGCTCTTT ATTGCAGAGGTCCCCAAGCCTGAGTTCATGGCGCAAACGTTGGAGGAGCTGCAGATCGGCACCTACAGCAACATCGCCGTAGTTGGCACCAGCACCCCGATCTACGTGGCCCTGGGCATCTTCGTGCAGCACCGCGTCTCCGCGCTGCCTGTGGTCGATGACTCGG ggcGGGTGGTGGACATCTACTCCAAATTCGATGTTATT AACCTGGCAGCTGAGAAGACCTACAACAACCTGGATGTGACAGTGACGCGGGCACTGCAGCACCGCTCCCACTACTTTGAGGGCGTCCTCAAGTGTTACAAGCACGAGACGTTGGAAACCATCATCAACCGCCTGGTGGAGGCTGAG gtcCACCGGCTGGTGGTGGTGGATGAGAGTGATGTGGTTAAAGGGATCGTCTCCCTCTCGGACATCCTGCAAGCTCTGGTCCTCCCACAGGGCCCCTGA